The following proteins come from a genomic window of Geminicoccaceae bacterium SCSIO 64248:
- a CDS encoding aspartate/glutamate racemase family protein translates to MRIKVINPNTTAGMTATIAEAARGVAAPGTEILAATSPTGPVSIEGHYDEAVAVIGLLEEVRKGEDEGVDGHVVACFGDPGLLACREVARGPVVGIAEAAMHCAALVSVGFSIVTTLGRTVAIAERLVLAYGFERHCRSIRASDLAVLDLEDPASDARRVILDECRKAVEQDGAGAILLGCAGMADLARDLGAELGVPVIDGVAAAVKLVEALVGQGLATSKRGPFAFPLAKPYTGALRHMAPRAR, encoded by the coding sequence GTGCGCATCAAGGTGATCAACCCGAACACGACCGCCGGCATGACCGCCACGATCGCCGAGGCCGCCCGCGGCGTGGCGGCGCCCGGCACCGAGATCCTGGCGGCGACCTCGCCGACCGGTCCGGTCTCGATCGAGGGGCACTACGACGAGGCGGTGGCGGTGATCGGCCTGCTGGAGGAGGTGCGCAAGGGCGAGGACGAGGGAGTCGACGGCCATGTCGTCGCCTGCTTCGGCGACCCCGGCCTGCTCGCCTGCCGCGAGGTCGCGCGCGGTCCGGTCGTGGGCATCGCCGAGGCCGCCATGCACTGCGCCGCCCTGGTCTCGGTCGGGTTCTCGATCGTCACCACGCTCGGCCGCACCGTGGCGATCGCGGAGCGTCTGGTCCTGGCCTACGGCTTCGAGCGCCACTGCCGCAGCATCCGCGCCAGCGACCTCGCCGTGCTCGACCTCGAGGACCCGGCCTCGGACGCGCGCCGGGTGATCCTGGACGAATGCCGCAAGGCGGTCGAGCAGGACGGCGCCGGCGCGATCCTGCTGGGCTGCGCCGGCATGGCCGACCTCGCGCGCGATCTCGGCGCGGAGCTGGGCGTGCCCGTGATCGACGGCGTCGCAGCAGCGGTCAAGCTGGTCGAGGCGCTGGTCGGCCAGGGCTTGGCCACGAGCAAGCGCGGCCCCTTCGCTTTTCCCCTGGCCAAGCCGTATACCGGCGCGCTGCGCCACATGGCTCCCCGCGCGCGTTGA
- a CDS encoding ATP-binding protein — protein MASQIALVVCLSIALAHGVTVGAFYLLRPVVQPPILFSAAAQIATLARVVDRLPLGQRAEAVALGVDRPGVALRLGDVPEPEDTAAAEPSRDLRDLLRRHLGEGWRVVALASRPDAGLARSAIALEDGSWLVAEVVARGISPFLLAQLILSLAVAAVVTACLSVWATRRLIRPLSRFAETVDAFDLEAADHPVAREGSQEVRQVVAAFERMRERIIGAVKDRTDTLAAISHDLRTPLARLRLRVEGLDDEAEQAALIRDVDRLERLVVSALSFLRGQRQAEPVAAIDLPSLLQTVCDDQADLGHVISYEGPDRLVWSCRPDAMTRAVVNLVDNAVEHGAHVVVRLGREDGGDGVVIEVEDDGPGIPPAERERVFEPFVRRDEARGREGFGLGLPIVRSIVAQEGGDVALLDGARGGTVARIRLPGR, from the coding sequence TTGGCCAGCCAGATTGCGCTGGTCGTCTGCCTATCGATCGCGCTGGCGCACGGCGTCACGGTCGGCGCGTTCTACCTGCTGCGTCCGGTGGTGCAGCCGCCCATCCTGTTCTCGGCCGCGGCGCAGATCGCGACGCTCGCCCGCGTGGTCGACCGCCTGCCGCTCGGGCAGCGGGCGGAGGCCGTCGCGCTGGGCGTCGACCGGCCCGGCGTCGCGTTGCGCCTCGGCGACGTGCCCGAGCCGGAGGACACGGCCGCGGCCGAGCCGTCGCGCGACCTGCGCGACCTGCTGCGCCGTCATCTCGGCGAGGGCTGGCGGGTCGTCGCCTTGGCGAGCCGGCCGGACGCCGGCCTCGCCCGGAGCGCGATCGCGCTCGAGGACGGCTCGTGGCTCGTCGCCGAGGTCGTCGCCCGCGGCATCAGCCCGTTCCTCCTGGCCCAGCTCATCCTCAGCCTCGCCGTGGCCGCGGTGGTGACGGCCTGCCTGTCGGTCTGGGCCACGCGCCGCTTGATCCGGCCGCTCTCCCGCTTCGCCGAGACGGTCGACGCCTTCGACCTCGAGGCGGCGGACCACCCGGTCGCGCGCGAGGGCTCGCAGGAGGTCCGCCAGGTCGTGGCCGCCTTCGAGCGCATGCGCGAGCGCATCATCGGCGCGGTCAAGGACCGGACCGACACGCTGGCCGCGATCAGCCACGACCTGCGCACGCCGCTCGCCCGCCTGCGCCTGCGCGTCGAGGGGCTGGACGACGAGGCGGAGCAGGCAGCCCTGATCCGCGATGTCGATCGCCTGGAGCGCCTGGTCGTCTCGGCGCTCTCCTTCCTGCGCGGCCAGCGTCAGGCCGAGCCGGTCGCCGCCATCGACCTGCCGTCCTTGCTGCAGACCGTGTGCGACGACCAAGCCGATCTCGGCCACGTCATCAGCTATGAGGGCCCGGACCGGCTGGTCTGGTCGTGCCGGCCGGACGCGATGACCCGCGCCGTCGTCAACCTGGTCGACAACGCCGTCGAGCATGGCGCTCACGTCGTCGTCCGCCTCGGCCGGGAGGACGGGGGCGACGGGGTCGTGATCGAGGTCGAGGACGACGGCCCGGGCATTCCGCCGGCAGAGCGCGAGCGGGTGTTCGAGCCGTTCGTGCGGCGCGACGAGGCCCGCGGGCGGGAAGGGTTCGGGCTCGGCCTGCCGATCGTGAGGAGCATCGTCGCGCAAGAGGGCGGCGACGTCGCGTTGCTGGACGGCGCGCGCGGCGGCACGGTCGCGCGGATCCGCCTGCCGGGCCGTTAG
- a CDS encoding efflux RND transporter periplasmic adaptor subunit translates to MRRSIVISLVLLILAGLAGWGLYARAQQGGEERPERPIPVVLVAPVGNADVPVHLEGVGSVEAYRTVDIRPQIDGKLLELAFSEGQDVDAGDLLALIDPAPYKAAYDEAVANKARDQATLANAKLDEARYERLSKSDYATRQEADQARALVAETEAQILADEAAIDSAAAELAYTRITSPIDGRTGIRNVDVGNIVRTSDTDPIVTVTQLQPISVLFTLPEIELSRVSRAAARGEVVAEAFSGGARELLDTGTLEVIDNRVDDTTGTIRIKATFANAELQLWPGQFVNVRLRIDTLPDAIVVPAPAVQQGPTGTYVYVLDAGQPGQERVVMRNVTVAREEDGRAVITAGVQPGEQVVTAGFVRLTDDARVRVGDPATQPAPEAAS, encoded by the coding sequence ATGAGACGCTCGATCGTCATCTCGCTGGTGCTGCTGATCCTGGCCGGGCTCGCCGGATGGGGCCTGTACGCACGCGCGCAACAAGGCGGCGAGGAGCGGCCCGAGCGGCCGATCCCGGTCGTGCTCGTCGCCCCGGTCGGCAACGCCGACGTGCCGGTGCATCTCGAGGGCGTCGGCTCGGTCGAGGCGTACCGCACGGTCGACATCCGCCCGCAGATCGACGGCAAGCTCCTGGAACTCGCCTTCTCCGAGGGTCAGGACGTCGACGCCGGCGACCTCCTGGCCCTGATCGACCCCGCGCCCTACAAGGCGGCCTACGACGAGGCGGTCGCCAACAAGGCCCGCGACCAGGCGACGCTGGCCAACGCCAAGCTCGACGAGGCGCGCTACGAGCGGCTGTCGAAATCGGACTACGCGACGCGGCAGGAGGCGGACCAGGCGCGGGCGCTGGTCGCGGAGACGGAGGCGCAGATCCTGGCCGACGAGGCCGCGATCGACAGCGCCGCGGCCGAGCTGGCCTACACGCGGATCACTTCCCCGATCGACGGCCGCACCGGCATCCGCAACGTCGACGTCGGCAACATCGTGCGCACTTCGGACACCGATCCGATCGTCACGGTCACGCAGCTCCAGCCGATCTCCGTGCTGTTCACGCTGCCCGAGATCGAGCTGTCGCGCGTCAGCCGGGCGGCCGCGCGCGGCGAGGTGGTCGCCGAGGCGTTCTCCGGCGGCGCGCGCGAGCTTCTCGACACCGGCACGCTCGAGGTCATCGACAACCGGGTCGACGACACCACGGGCACGATCCGGATCAAGGCGACTTTCGCCAACGCCGAGCTGCAGCTCTGGCCCGGCCAGTTCGTCAATGTCCGGCTCCGGATCGATACCCTGCCGGACGCGATCGTCGTGCCCGCGCCGGCCGTGCAGCAGGGCCCGACGGGCACCTATGTCTACGTGCTCGACGCCGGCCAGCCCGGACAGGAGCGGGTGGTGATGCGCAACGTGACGGTCGCGCGCGAGGAGGACGGCCGGGCGGTGATCACGGCGGGAGTCCAGCCGGGCGAGCAGGTGGTCACGGCCGGCTTCGTCCGCCTGACCGACGACGCCCGCGTGCGCGTCGGCGACCCGGCCACGCAGCCCGCGCCCGAGGCCGCCTCGTGA
- a CDS encoding ABC transporter permease subunit: protein MATVIDTRERGIAPGEPARAAARPALSPAGGREDARLPSSQVRIDPAASQGRGVPRLLRRAMGPVLIVLAWHVASVTGVLPPEILAGPTTVVSSAADLIATGELQEAMWASFVRAMSGLLIGGGIGVALAVLAGLFRLGEDLIDAPMQMFRGVPNVALIPLLIIWLGIGEAPKIALIALGTAFPLYINVYAGIRNADVHLIEAGRTLGLSRAGMIRHVVLPSALPSGLVGLRYSLAIAWLALVFGEQINATEGVGYLLSNAREFFQTDVIVVCLAVYALLGLGVDLVVRLLERVLLSWRPAFTGS, encoded by the coding sequence ATGGCGACCGTCATCGACACGCGCGAGCGGGGCATCGCGCCGGGCGAGCCTGCCCGCGCGGCTGCGCGTCCCGCGCTCTCCCCGGCCGGGGGCCGCGAAGACGCCCGGCTCCCGTCGTCGCAGGTCCGCATCGATCCGGCGGCGAGCCAAGGGCGCGGCGTGCCCCGCCTGCTGCGTCGGGCGATGGGGCCGGTCCTGATCGTTCTGGCCTGGCATGTCGCCTCGGTGACGGGGGTTCTCCCGCCCGAGATCCTGGCGGGTCCGACGACCGTCGTCTCCAGCGCCGCCGACCTGATCGCTACCGGCGAATTGCAGGAGGCGATGTGGGCCTCGTTCGTCCGTGCGATGTCCGGCCTACTGATCGGCGGTGGCATCGGCGTCGCGCTCGCCGTGCTCGCCGGCCTGTTCCGGCTGGGCGAGGACCTGATCGACGCGCCCATGCAGATGTTCCGGGGCGTGCCCAATGTCGCGCTGATCCCGCTTCTGATCATCTGGCTCGGCATTGGCGAGGCGCCCAAGATCGCGCTGATCGCGCTCGGGACGGCTTTCCCGCTCTACATCAACGTCTATGCCGGCATCCGCAACGCCGACGTCCATTTGATCGAGGCGGGACGGACGCTCGGCCTGTCGCGCGCCGGCATGATCCGTCACGTCGTCCTGCCGAGCGCGTTGCCGAGCGGCCTGGTCGGCCTGCGCTACTCGCTGGCGATCGCGTGGCTCGCTTTGGTCTTCGGCGAGCAGATCAACGCGACCGAGGGCGTCGGCTATCTCCTGAGCAACGCCCGCGAGTTCTTCCAGACCGACGTCATCGTCGTCTGCCTGGCCGTCTACGCGTTGCTCGGCCTCGGCGTCGACCTCGTCGTCCGCCTGCTTGAAAGGGTGCTGCTGTCATGGCGACCAGCCTTCACCGGGAGTTGA
- a CDS encoding class I SAM-dependent methyltransferase, translating to MLIKRVLNSLRGDPFGGVSSFDPQSTTRLAQMRNAILAVEADSFTTQERAWFARIEELREEMNASEEMLEAWDRPWLDESPEIREKLSIGASTRYETAISKAKACKASKSGRACRLLFALVRHTHPESVVEMGTNVGISGLYIAAALECNGSGRLVTMEGAPSKAALARDNFARAGLADRMTVVVGDFNDTLDGVIAAARPVDMAFIDGFHDGPATLRYHAMIKANAAQDAVLVYDDIRWSKGMQAAWQTLAAEPDTGTVIDLGPVGFWTRDQPGKVVRARYRL from the coding sequence ATGCTCATCAAGCGCGTGCTCAATTCTCTCAGGGGCGATCCGTTCGGCGGCGTCTCGTCCTTCGACCCGCAATCCACGACGCGGCTCGCGCAGATGCGCAACGCCATCCTGGCCGTCGAGGCCGACAGCTTCACGACGCAGGAGCGGGCATGGTTCGCGCGGATCGAGGAGCTGCGCGAGGAGATGAACGCCTCCGAGGAGATGCTCGAGGCGTGGGACCGGCCCTGGCTCGACGAGTCGCCCGAGATCCGCGAGAAGCTCAGCATCGGTGCGAGCACGCGCTACGAAACGGCCATCTCCAAGGCCAAGGCGTGCAAGGCCAGCAAGAGCGGGCGCGCCTGCCGGCTCCTCTTCGCCCTGGTGCGCCACACCCATCCCGAGAGCGTGGTCGAGATGGGCACCAATGTCGGCATTTCCGGCCTGTACATCGCCGCCGCCCTCGAGTGCAACGGCAGCGGCCGGCTGGTCACGATGGAAGGCGCTCCCTCCAAGGCCGCGCTCGCCAGGGACAATTTCGCCCGCGCCGGCTTGGCGGACCGGATGACGGTCGTCGTCGGTGACTTCAACGACACGCTGGACGGGGTCATCGCCGCGGCCCGGCCCGTCGACATGGCGTTCATCGACGGCTTCCACGACGGTCCCGCCACGCTCCGCTACCACGCGATGATCAAGGCGAACGCCGCCCAGGACGCCGTGCTCGTCTACGACGACATCAGGTGGTCGAAGGGCATGCAGGCCGCCTGGCAGACCCTGGCCGCCGAGCCCGACACCGGCACGGTCATCGATCTCGGTCCCGTCGGCTTCTGGACGCGCGACCAGCCGGGCAAGGTGGTCCGGGCGCGCTACCGCCTGTAG
- a CDS encoding efflux transporter outer membrane subunit, translating into MITHVLRSRLAAACILAALSGCALDPGVPDPVLDLPVAFRATPASAEAAWPRADWWQGFGSAELDRLIAEGRARNLDIAAAIARVQQADAQIRVDTGPLLPELDVEGSASRTERRSGSDSDSDFDFDDGGSSGFSGGSSSNDSESYDATLSASYEIDFWGRNLAARRAAQADAIATRFDQANVAIGVDASIATTYFAILVAEQRVAIARDNLRASEEVLAAIRGRRAAGLATALDEAQQVSQVANVRVTIPPLEQTLEQNTNALAILLGMPPERLTIAGGDPTELGLPVVHGGLPSELLARRPDIAQAEAQLQASRFDVQSAKGALFPTIQLTSSAGFQSDALRSLFDPAGQFLRIAAGLTQPLIGQYELQGQLAVQRAVYQEALQTYYLAVISAFQDVDDALVAVQKTAEREDLQRQAVDAAARAYAISRARLAEGIIDIQTLLDTEQTLFEARDALAQARLERLQAIVDLYQALGGGWQEPQPPLAAPNDSLRAAVQAEERP; encoded by the coding sequence TTGATCACGCACGTCCTCCGATCCCGTCTCGCCGCCGCCTGCATCCTGGCGGCCTTGTCCGGCTGCGCGCTCGACCCGGGCGTCCCCGATCCCGTGCTCGACCTCCCGGTCGCGTTCCGGGCGACGCCCGCGTCCGCCGAGGCGGCGTGGCCGCGCGCCGACTGGTGGCAGGGCTTCGGCTCGGCCGAGCTCGACCGGCTGATCGCGGAGGGCCGCGCGCGCAACCTCGACATCGCCGCGGCGATCGCCCGCGTGCAGCAGGCCGACGCGCAGATCCGCGTCGACACGGGCCCGCTCCTGCCGGAGCTCGACGTCGAGGGCAGCGCCAGCCGGACCGAGCGGCGGTCCGGCTCGGATTCGGACTCGGACTTCGATTTCGACGACGGCGGCTCGTCCGGCTTCTCCGGCGGCTCGTCCTCGAACGACAGCGAGAGCTACGACGCGACCTTGAGCGCCAGCTACGAGATCGACTTCTGGGGCCGCAACCTGGCGGCGCGCCGGGCCGCCCAGGCCGACGCGATCGCGACCCGGTTCGACCAGGCCAACGTGGCGATCGGCGTCGACGCCAGCATCGCGACCACCTATTTCGCCATCCTGGTGGCGGAGCAGCGGGTCGCGATCGCGCGGGACAATCTCCGCGCGTCGGAGGAGGTACTGGCGGCGATCCGCGGACGCCGCGCGGCCGGCCTCGCCACCGCGCTCGACGAGGCGCAGCAGGTGAGCCAGGTCGCCAATGTCCGCGTGACGATCCCGCCTCTCGAGCAGACGCTCGAGCAGAACACCAACGCGCTGGCCATCCTGCTCGGCATGCCGCCCGAGCGGTTGACGATCGCGGGCGGAGACCCGACCGAGCTGGGCCTTCCGGTCGTCCATGGCGGCCTGCCGTCCGAGCTCCTCGCCCGGCGGCCGGACATCGCCCAGGCGGAAGCCCAGCTCCAGGCGAGCCGCTTCGACGTCCAGTCCGCGAAGGGCGCGCTGTTCCCCACCATCCAGCTGACCTCGTCGGCGGGCTTCCAGAGCGACGCGCTGCGCTCCCTGTTCGATCCGGCGGGCCAGTTCCTCCGCATCGCCGCCGGGCTGACCCAGCCCCTGATCGGGCAGTACGAGCTGCAGGGCCAGCTCGCCGTCCAGCGCGCCGTCTACCAGGAGGCCTTGCAGACCTACTATCTCGCTGTCATCTCCGCCTTTCAGGATGTCGACGACGCCCTGGTGGCCGTCCAGAAGACGGCCGAGCGGGAGGACCTGCAGCGCCAGGCGGTCGACGCCGCGGCGCGCGCCTACGCCATATCGCGCGCGCGGCTCGCCGAGGGCATCATCGACATCCAGACCCTTCTCGACACGGAGCAGACCCTGTTCGAAGCGCGCGATGCCCTGGCGCAGGCCCGCCTGGAGCGCCTGCAGGCGATCGTCGATCTGTACCAGGCCCTGGGCGGCGGCTGGCAGGAGCCCCAGCCGCCGCTCGCCGCGCCGAACGACAGCCTGCGCGCTGCGGTCCAAGCCGAGGAACGGCCATGA
- a CDS encoding ABC transporter substrate-binding protein, with product MTKLTRRTFSLAAAGFAAAGLAGAHRAAFAQGPVDLSDVTLRVGDQMGATRARFEAAGLLDDVPYEIDWSVHAAAVNLHEALKADAVDIGSAADSPTVSAIAGGSKIKVVAAWTNGGKGSYLLVPGDSEIQTLADLEGRTICPTTRGSIAHYLVLGALKKGGLGASDAKLAFLTPADATAAFAAESVDAWATWGTYAARTIGAGARVLTDGQGINSGLSVLSATDSALADPAKVAAIADFALRTERSFVWSREQKADWIAFYSDFTRQDEAIVELTFDGETSYTRLAPDDGLAAILQTTYATWVEARVLPDAGLNLSDFVYRGIEA from the coding sequence ATGACCAAGCTTACCCGCCGCACGTTTTCCCTCGCCGCGGCCGGCTTTGCCGCGGCCGGCCTGGCCGGCGCGCACCGCGCCGCCTTCGCCCAGGGGCCGGTCGACCTCAGCGACGTGACCCTTCGGGTCGGCGATCAGATGGGTGCGACCCGTGCCCGTTTCGAAGCCGCCGGGCTGCTCGACGACGTCCCCTACGAGATCGACTGGTCGGTCCATGCCGCCGCCGTGAACCTGCACGAGGCGCTCAAGGCCGACGCGGTCGACATCGGCTCGGCCGCCGATTCGCCGACGGTGAGCGCGATCGCCGGCGGCTCGAAGATCAAGGTGGTCGCCGCGTGGACCAATGGCGGCAAGGGCAGCTACCTGCTCGTGCCCGGCGACAGCGAGATTCAGACGCTGGCCGACCTGGAGGGCCGCACGATCTGCCCGACCACGCGCGGCAGCATCGCCCATTACCTCGTCCTCGGCGCGCTCAAGAAAGGCGGCCTGGGCGCTTCGGACGCGAAGCTCGCCTTTCTGACCCCGGCGGACGCCACCGCGGCCTTCGCGGCGGAGAGCGTCGATGCCTGGGCCACGTGGGGCACCTATGCCGCGCGGACGATCGGCGCCGGCGCGCGCGTGCTGACCGACGGCCAGGGCATCAACTCGGGCCTGAGCGTCCTGAGCGCCACCGATTCCGCGCTTGCCGATCCGGCCAAGGTCGCCGCGATCGCCGACTTCGCCCTGCGGACCGAACGCAGCTTCGTCTGGTCGCGCGAGCAGAAGGCCGACTGGATCGCCTTCTATTCCGACTTCACCAGGCAGGACGAGGCGATCGTCGAACTGACCTTCGACGGCGAGACGTCGTACACGCGCCTGGCGCCCGACGACGGCCTCGCCGCCATCTTGCAGACGACCTACGCCACCTGGGTCGAGGCGCGGGTCCTGCCCGATGCCGGGCTCAACCTCTCCGACTTCGTCTATCGCGGCATCGAGGCCTGA
- a CDS encoding response regulator transcription factor — translation MNALPHLLVVEDDPELRLMVARLLRQNGFEVSVAGEAREATALLRQRRVDLIVLDRMLPGESGLDLCKRIRRDSAVPIVMLTALGEEVDRVVGLELGADDYVTKPFGSRELIARIRAVLRRGAGARPDELRPPRALVFDGWRLDPATRQLRDPDGALVVLTGAEFDLLHVFCRNAGQVLTRDQLLDLTRGRSASPFDRSIDVLISRLRRKLRREAGQTDLICTVRGGGYLFAGTVAA, via the coding sequence ATGAACGCCCTACCTCATCTTCTCGTGGTCGAGGATGACCCGGAGCTGCGCCTGATGGTCGCCCGCCTGCTGCGGCAGAACGGCTTCGAGGTCAGCGTTGCCGGCGAGGCGCGCGAGGCGACGGCGCTTCTGCGCCAGCGCCGGGTCGACCTGATCGTTCTCGACCGGATGCTGCCCGGCGAGTCCGGCCTCGACCTGTGCAAGCGCATCCGCCGCGACAGCGCCGTGCCGATCGTGATGCTGACCGCGCTGGGCGAGGAGGTCGATCGGGTGGTCGGCCTCGAGCTCGGGGCCGACGACTACGTCACGAAGCCGTTCGGCAGCCGCGAGCTGATCGCGCGCATCCGCGCGGTGCTCCGTCGCGGGGCCGGCGCGCGTCCCGACGAGCTCCGCCCGCCGCGCGCGCTCGTCTTCGACGGCTGGCGGCTCGACCCGGCGACCCGCCAGCTGCGCGATCCCGACGGGGCCCTCGTCGTCCTGACCGGCGCGGAGTTCGACCTGCTGCACGTCTTCTGCCGCAACGCCGGCCAGGTCCTGACCCGCGACCAGCTGCTGGACCTCACCCGCGGCCGGTCCGCCTCGCCGTTCGACCGCAGCATCGACGTGCTGATCAGCCGCCTGCGCCGCAAGCTCCGTCGCGAGGCCGGGCAGACCGATCTGATCTGCACGGTGCGCGGCGGCGGCTATCTGTTCGCCGGCACGGTCGCCGCGTGA
- a CDS encoding ABC transporter ATP-binding protein produces the protein MLPPPTVQVEDLVRTFDDRTVLRHLDLEIARGEFVVLLGASGCGKSTLLRILADLDRGFTGEVVVPRKRAVAFQAPRLMPWKTVWRNVVLGLPGRPDRERAMAALEEVGIGHRADQWPKVLSGGEAQRASLARALVREPELLLLDEPFAALDALTRMKAQNLVAELWQLHGCAVLLVTHDVEEAVLLADRVLVMEAGVIRHEVAIDLPRPRDVADPAFADLRGRLLGHLGVGHGH, from the coding sequence ATGCTGCCGCCGCCGACCGTCCAGGTCGAGGATCTGGTCCGCACGTTCGACGACCGGACCGTCCTGCGCCATCTCGACCTTGAGATCGCGCGCGGCGAGTTCGTCGTGCTGCTGGGCGCCAGCGGATGCGGCAAGAGCACGCTCCTGCGCATCCTGGCCGACCTCGACCGCGGGTTCACCGGCGAGGTGGTCGTGCCGCGCAAGCGGGCGGTCGCCTTCCAGGCGCCGCGCCTGATGCCCTGGAAGACGGTGTGGCGCAACGTGGTGCTGGGCCTGCCCGGCCGGCCGGACCGCGAGCGCGCCATGGCGGCCCTCGAGGAGGTCGGCATCGGCCATCGCGCCGACCAGTGGCCCAAGGTCCTCTCGGGCGGCGAGGCGCAACGCGCGTCGCTGGCCCGGGCGCTGGTGCGCGAGCCGGAGCTCCTGCTCCTCGACGAGCCGTTCGCCGCGCTGGACGCCCTGACCCGCATGAAGGCGCAAAACCTCGTGGCCGAGCTCTGGCAGCTTCACGGCTGCGCCGTCCTGCTCGTCACCCATGACGTCGAGGAGGCGGTCCTGCTCGCCGACCGGGTCCTGGTCATGGAGGCGGGCGTCATCCGCCACGAGGTCGCCATCGACCTGCCGCGCCCGCGCGACGTCGCCGACCCGGCCTTCGCCGACCTGCGCGGCCGACTGCTCGGCCATCTCGGCGTCGGCCACGGCCACTGA
- a CDS encoding DUF533 domain-containing protein, translating into MFDAKRLLDQFLGHGQGSGKGSLAGGFGKEQLADLAKGLSGKSSSFGGLGGGALAGTLATVLLGSKKGRKLGGSALKIGGLAVVGALAYTAYRNWQTGTPAAPEQTGPVLPPPRETPFHPGTEAEQQSLGRTLLHAMIAAAKADGHVDAQEQAAIFAEMDKLDLDADDKAFVMDELRAPLDVDAVAQAARTQEEAIEIYTASLLAIDVDNPAERGYLGLLAARLKLDDELVRHLHVTVEGAKAGETVTI; encoded by the coding sequence ATGTTCGACGCGAAGCGTCTGCTCGACCAGTTCCTCGGCCACGGCCAGGGGAGCGGCAAGGGCTCTCTCGCAGGCGGGTTCGGCAAGGAGCAGCTGGCCGACCTCGCGAAAGGCCTGAGCGGCAAGAGCAGCAGTTTCGGCGGCCTGGGCGGCGGCGCCCTCGCCGGGACGCTGGCGACGGTGCTGCTCGGCTCGAAGAAAGGCCGAAAGCTCGGCGGCTCGGCGCTCAAGATCGGCGGCCTGGCCGTCGTCGGCGCGCTCGCCTACACCGCCTACCGGAACTGGCAGACAGGCACGCCGGCGGCGCCGGAACAGACCGGCCCGGTCCTGCCCCCGCCGCGGGAGACGCCGTTCCACCCGGGCACCGAAGCCGAACAGCAGTCCCTGGGGCGCACCCTGCTGCACGCCATGATCGCGGCGGCGAAGGCCGACGGCCATGTCGACGCGCAGGAGCAGGCGGCGATCTTCGCCGAGATGGACAAGCTCGACCTCGACGCCGACGACAAGGCGTTCGTCATGGACGAGCTGCGCGCGCCGCTCGACGTCGACGCCGTCGCGCAGGCGGCGCGCACCCAGGAGGAGGCGATCGAGATCTACACCGCCTCGCTGCTGGCGATCGACGTCGACAACCCGGCCGAGCGCGGCTATCTCGGCCTGCTCGCCGCCCGCCTGAAGCTGGACGACGAGCTCGTCCGCCACCTGCACGTCACGGTCGAAGGCGCGAAGGCGGGCGAGACCGTCACGATCTGA